Proteins found in one Zea mays cultivar B73 chromosome 1, Zm-B73-REFERENCE-NAM-5.0, whole genome shotgun sequence genomic segment:
- the LOC118476125 gene encoding uncharacterized protein, whose translation MKVGTQMKQLNKSLREKRAKLYIVRRCVVMLLRWSD comes from the coding sequence atgaaGGTTGGAACCCAGATGAAGCAGCTGAACAAGTCTCTCAGGGAGAAGAGGGCCAAGCTCTACATCGTCCGCCGCTGCGTTGTCATGCTCCTCCGCTGGAGTGATTGA